From one Leguminivora glycinivorella isolate SPB_JAAS2020 chromosome 5, LegGlyc_1.1, whole genome shotgun sequence genomic stretch:
- the LOC125226225 gene encoding cuticle protein 8-like produces MFTKILALSAVVAAAQAGLLGLGHGLGHDHGYSVSSQHNVVQHPHYAPEPHYASIGHDAYSHGGHYAAPLAHDAHYGASPLLHTSALIHAAPIAHAAPLAHAGHIAHGATIAHIAPLDHAAHIVPIAHHGYASHHHGHDTYAHPKYQYSYSVEDPHTGDHKSQHEIRDGDVVKGGYSLLQPDGSIRKVTYTADDHNGFNAVVENSGPSHHVYSSQHHHY; encoded by the exons ATGTTCACCAAA ATTTTAGCCCTTAGTGCCGTGGTGGCGGCAGCTCAAGCTGGTCTCCTAGGACTAGGCCATGGTCTCGGCCACGATCACGGCTATTCAGTATCATCCCAGCACAACGTGGTTCAACATCCCCACTATGCTCCTGAACCACACTACGCCTCCATTGGTCATGACGCGTACTCCCATGGTGGCCACTACGCTGCTCCCCTCGCCCATGATGCCCACTACGGCGCCTCTCCCCTGCTGCACACTTCTGCCCTGATCCACGCCGCTCCCATCGCCCATGCTGCTCCTCTCGCCCACGCTGGACATATCGCACATGGAGCCACCATCGCCCACATCGCCCCCCTGGATCATGCTGCCCATATCGTTCCTATTGCCCACCACGGTTATGCTTCCCATCACCACGGACATGACACATAC GCCCACCCCAAATACCAGTACTCTTACTCCGTGGAAGACCCCCACACCGGTGACCACAAGTCTCAGCACGAGATTCGCGACGGAGACGTCGTGAAGGGCGGATACTCTCTGCTGCAGCCCGATGGCTCCATCCGCAAGGTCACCTACACCGCTGATGACCACAATGG ATTCAACGCGGTCGTGGAGAACTCAGGACCTAGTCACCACGTGTACTCTTCTCAGCACCACCATTATTAG